A stretch of Bradyrhizobium diazoefficiens DNA encodes these proteins:
- a CDS encoding ABC transporter substrate-binding protein gives MRSRLAALGLAAMLVAPGSAAWAADPLSICLDEDRPPLSMHQKGKPDTGFDVLLAQAIAERMGRPLRIQWFESKLDEDSSPQLEANALLSDGRCSLVGGYALTTDSLVAPGLKTARLPDFAGATRDDRRRRVALGVLAPSRPYVYSPMTVVLGPKVRERKINAIGNLAGLRLAIESGSLGDAILMTFDKGRLIDDITHLVPGRDDLLGALDRGDYDATLIDLARFDAHRAAHPDTAISASGYYYPIGANRGYVGLASDGALVDGVNRALTDLATEGKIAEFGKQAGLTYLPPREPAILGDVWTKIIQR, from the coding sequence ATGAGGAGCCGGCTGGCCGCACTCGGTCTCGCTGCGATGCTCGTTGCGCCGGGATCGGCAGCTTGGGCTGCCGATCCCCTGAGCATCTGTCTCGACGAGGACCGTCCGCCGCTCTCGATGCATCAGAAAGGCAAGCCGGACACAGGCTTCGACGTGCTGCTGGCGCAGGCGATCGCGGAGCGGATGGGACGACCGCTCAGGATTCAGTGGTTCGAGAGCAAGCTGGATGAGGATTCGAGCCCGCAGCTCGAGGCCAATGCGTTGCTCTCGGACGGCCGCTGCTCGCTGGTCGGCGGATACGCGCTGACGACGGATTCGCTTGTCGCGCCCGGCCTGAAGACGGCGCGCTTGCCCGATTTCGCGGGCGCCACGCGCGATGATCGGCGCCGCCGCGTTGCGCTCGGCGTGCTCGCGCCGAGCCGGCCTTATGTCTATTCGCCTATGACGGTCGTGCTTGGGCCTAAGGTGCGCGAGCGCAAGATCAACGCTATCGGCAATCTCGCCGGTCTTCGCCTCGCGATCGAAAGCGGGTCGCTCGGCGACGCCATCCTGATGACCTTCGACAAGGGACGGCTGATCGACGACATCACCCATCTTGTGCCCGGCCGCGACGACCTCCTGGGCGCGCTCGATCGCGGCGATTATGACGCCACCTTGATCGATCTCGCCCGCTTCGACGCCCACCGCGCCGCGCATCCCGACACGGCGATATCAGCTTCCGGCTACTATTATCCGATCGGCGCCAATCGCGGCTATGTCGGGCTCGCCAGCGACGGCGCGCTGGTCGATGGCGTCAACAGGGCGCTGACGGATCTTGCTACCGAGGGCAAGATCGCCGAATTCGGCAAGCAAGCCGGCCTCACCTATTTGCCGCCGCGCGAGCCCGCGATCCTCGGCGACGTCTGGACCAAGATCATTCAGCGCTGA
- a CDS encoding cytochrome c, translating into MFMRPTVRTAAIFAAVAMAAVAAVANPGLAEESTASIQAQIDDGKLTYAQKCSHCHGPNMMNSGTITPDLRAFPDDKTRFVTTVKNGKNNKMPPWGDVLNDDEISDLWAFISSRRKP; encoded by the coding sequence ATGTTCATGAGACCGACTGTCAGGACGGCGGCGATCTTCGCCGCCGTCGCGATGGCTGCCGTCGCGGCAGTTGCGAACCCCGGCCTCGCAGAGGAATCGACTGCGAGCATTCAGGCCCAAATCGACGACGGCAAGTTGACCTATGCCCAGAAATGCTCGCACTGCCACGGCCCCAACATGATGAACTCCGGCACTATCACGCCGGACTTGCGCGCCTTTCCGGACGACAAGACGCGTTTCGTCACCACCGTGAAGAACGGCAAGAACAACAAGATGCCGCCCTGGGGCGACGTTCTCAACGACGACGAGATCAGCGATCTCTGGGCGTTCATCTCGAGCCGGAGGAAACCATGA
- a CDS encoding quinoprotein dehydrogenase-associated SoxYZ-like carrier codes for MMGHRLRLTLIATLAGISFAVPLRAEEAYDPWPGLVQDIFNNRPMNDGNDVIGIEMPYRAEDAAIVPVTLRTKLSPGDARRIRSITLVIDRNPAPMAAKFELGPDANVSEISTRVRVNNYTDVHAVAELSDGQLYVSKTYVKASGGCSAPAGKNAEEAQNHLGQMRYRQFAREDAPASRVREAQIMIGHPNNSGLQMDQVTQLYIPAFFINQLKLTQDGSPVLSMEGGISISEDPNLRFTYVSNGARRFRAEAQDTDGHVFRNEWDVEKPGT; via the coding sequence ATGATGGGACATAGGCTCCGCCTGACCTTGATCGCGACTTTGGCCGGCATCAGCTTTGCGGTGCCGTTGCGCGCCGAGGAGGCCTACGATCCCTGGCCCGGCCTGGTGCAGGACATCTTCAACAACCGTCCGATGAACGACGGCAACGACGTCATCGGCATCGAGATGCCGTATCGCGCCGAAGACGCCGCGATCGTGCCGGTGACCCTGCGCACCAAGCTGTCGCCGGGCGATGCCCGCCGCATCCGCTCGATCACGCTGGTGATCGATCGTAACCCGGCGCCGATGGCCGCAAAGTTCGAGCTCGGGCCGGACGCCAATGTCTCGGAGATTTCCACACGCGTGCGCGTCAACAACTACACTGATGTCCACGCAGTGGCCGAGCTCAGCGACGGCCAGCTCTACGTCTCCAAGACCTACGTGAAGGCCTCAGGCGGCTGCTCGGCTCCGGCGGGGAAGAATGCGGAAGAGGCGCAGAACCACCTCGGTCAGATGCGCTACCGGCAATTCGCGCGCGAGGACGCGCCCGCGAGCCGCGTCCGCGAAGCGCAGATCATGATCGGCCACCCCAACAATTCCGGCCTGCAAATGGACCAGGTCACCCAGCTTTATATTCCCGCCTTCTTCATCAATCAGCTGAAGCTGACCCAGGACGGCAGCCCCGTGCTGTCGATGGAAGGCGGCATCTCGATCTCGGAAGATCCCAATCTGCGCTTTACCTATGTGTCGAACGGCGCAAGGCGCTTCCGCGCGGAAGCGCAGGACACGGACGGGCACGTGTTCAGGAACGAGTGGGATGTGGAGAAGCCGGGGACGTGA
- the pqqA gene encoding pyrroloquinoline quinone precursor peptide PqqA: MAWKAPKIVEVPVGMEINMYVCATRK, encoded by the coding sequence ATGGCTTGGAAAGCTCCGAAGATCGTGGAAGTGCCGGTCGGCATGGAAATCAACATGTACGTCTGCGCTACGCGCAAGTAA
- a CDS encoding ATP-binding cassette domain-containing protein, giving the protein MRLEVDISGKTFRNAAGGTHEVLAPVKFALQSGEVGVLIGPSGCGKSTMLRIILGLDRDFDGHVARPPEARIGMVFQEPRLLPWRSVEQNVRLAAPDVTDAKLAELFRILELDAHRSHFPGELSLGLARRVALARAFAVEPDLLVLDEPLASLDDALAGRLRDEIATLVASRSVMTLLVTHSLDDAIRLGDRLFVLSPRPARIVQEVPISTPRAKRGEAELGRIRAELAALQLESK; this is encoded by the coding sequence GTGCGGCTTGAGGTCGACATATCAGGCAAGACATTCAGGAATGCCGCGGGCGGAACCCACGAGGTGCTGGCGCCGGTGAAGTTCGCGCTGCAGTCCGGCGAGGTCGGCGTGTTGATCGGCCCGTCCGGCTGCGGCAAGAGCACGATGCTGCGGATCATCCTCGGGCTCGACCGCGACTTCGACGGCCATGTCGCGCGTCCGCCCGAAGCGCGGATCGGCATGGTGTTCCAGGAGCCGCGGCTGTTGCCGTGGCGCTCGGTCGAGCAGAACGTGCGGCTGGCTGCGCCTGACGTCACCGATGCAAAGCTCGCCGAGCTGTTTAGGATTTTGGAGCTCGACGCGCACCGCAGCCACTTTCCCGGCGAATTGTCGCTCGGCCTCGCCCGCCGCGTGGCGCTCGCCCGCGCGTTTGCGGTCGAGCCCGACCTGCTCGTGCTCGACGAGCCCCTCGCCTCGCTCGACGATGCGCTCGCCGGCCGCCTACGCGACGAGATCGCGACGCTGGTGGCGAGCCGCTCAGTGATGACCTTGCTCGTCACCCATAGCCTGGACGACGCCATCCGTCTCGGCGACCGCCTGTTTGTCCTGTCGCCGCGCCCAGCCCGCATTGTTCAGGAAGTACCGATTTCCACTCCGCGTGCGAAGCGCGGCGAAGCAGAGCTCGGCAGGATCAGAGCGGAGCTCGCGGCGTTGCAGCTTGAATCGAAGTGA
- a CDS encoding methanol/ethanol family PQQ-dependent dehydrogenase → MKRFAMAASLVISACSVASAQTTDQLVKGAADTSNVLNYGMGYNLQRFSTLNQVNKDTVKNLVPVWNYSFNDDRSEESQPLVYQGVIYVTSHNATMAVDAKTGKQIWKSKIEYPAETPRIVCCGIINRGAALFDGKLFRTTLDANVIALDAKDGKELWRQKAADIKEGYSMTVAPLVADGVVITGISGAEFGTRGFIDGWDPATGKHLWRTHSVPSPDEPGGDTWKGDTWKLGGGSTWITGSYDPELNTVYWGIGNPGPFNAAVRPGDNLYTCSVLAMDPKTGKIKWHYQFSPNNPFDYDAVAEMVLADMNVEGKPTKVLMDANRNGFFYVLDRTNGKLLAANPYVKVNWATGIDMQTGKPIETDVSKDAREGKKVVVFPSLLGGKNWEPMSFNPQTGLAYANTLAFGGHYKTEPATYKAGEWYLGMDLTDLWEWGTGPRGHLKAIDPMTGKAKWEAASDIPRFSGVLSTAGGVVFTGALTGEFEAFDADSGKKLWQFQTGSGIEGQPVTWQQDGVQYVAVNSGYGGVYSIFSGDERLASVPAGGSLWVFAIKQ, encoded by the coding sequence ATGAAACGCTTTGCGATGGCCGCGAGCCTCGTCATATCCGCATGCTCGGTTGCGAGCGCACAGACGACCGATCAACTGGTCAAGGGCGCAGCCGATACGTCGAACGTTCTCAACTACGGGATGGGCTACAATCTCCAGCGTTTCTCGACGCTGAACCAGGTCAACAAGGACACCGTCAAGAACCTCGTCCCGGTCTGGAACTACAGTTTCAACGACGATCGCAGCGAGGAATCGCAGCCGCTGGTGTACCAGGGCGTGATCTACGTGACCTCCCACAATGCGACCATGGCGGTCGACGCCAAGACCGGCAAGCAGATCTGGAAATCCAAGATCGAATATCCGGCCGAGACGCCGCGCATCGTCTGCTGCGGCATCATCAACCGCGGCGCCGCGCTCTTCGACGGCAAGCTGTTCCGCACCACGCTCGACGCCAACGTGATCGCGCTCGACGCCAAGGACGGCAAGGAGCTGTGGCGGCAGAAGGCGGCCGACATCAAGGAAGGCTATTCGATGACGGTGGCCCCGCTGGTCGCCGACGGTGTCGTCATCACCGGCATCTCCGGCGCAGAGTTTGGCACCCGCGGCTTCATCGACGGCTGGGATCCGGCAACCGGCAAGCATCTCTGGCGCACCCATTCTGTCCCCTCGCCGGACGAGCCCGGCGGCGACACCTGGAAGGGCGACACCTGGAAGCTCGGCGGCGGCTCGACCTGGATCACGGGGTCTTACGATCCCGAGCTGAACACGGTATATTGGGGTATCGGCAATCCCGGCCCGTTCAACGCGGCCGTGCGCCCCGGCGACAATCTCTACACCTGCTCCGTGCTGGCGATGGATCCCAAGACCGGCAAGATCAAGTGGCACTACCAGTTCTCGCCGAACAATCCGTTCGACTATGACGCGGTGGCCGAGATGGTCCTTGCCGACATGAATGTCGAGGGCAAGCCGACCAAGGTGCTGATGGATGCCAACCGCAACGGCTTCTTCTACGTGCTCGATCGCACCAACGGAAAGCTCCTTGCGGCCAATCCTTACGTCAAGGTGAATTGGGCGACGGGCATCGACATGCAGACGGGCAAGCCGATCGAGACCGATGTCAGCAAGGATGCCCGCGAAGGCAAGAAGGTGGTCGTCTTCCCGTCGTTGCTGGGCGGCAAGAACTGGGAGCCAATGTCCTTCAACCCGCAGACCGGGCTCGCCTACGCCAACACGCTGGCGTTCGGCGGCCACTACAAGACGGAGCCAGCGACGTACAAGGCGGGCGAATGGTATCTCGGCATGGACCTCACCGACCTCTGGGAATGGGGCACCGGACCGCGCGGCCATCTCAAGGCCATCGATCCCATGACGGGCAAGGCGAAATGGGAGGCGGCCAGCGACATTCCACGCTTCTCCGGCGTGCTGTCGACGGCGGGCGGCGTCGTGTTCACGGGTGCGCTCACCGGTGAGTTCGAGGCTTTCGATGCGGACAGCGGCAAGAAGCTCTGGCAGTTCCAGACCGGCTCGGGGATCGAAGGACAGCCCGTCACCTGGCAGCAGGATGGCGTTCAGTACGTTGCCGTCAACAGCGGTTACGGCGGCGTCTACTCGATCTTCTCGGGTGACGAACGGCTTGCGAGCGTGCCGGCCGGCGGTTCGCTTTGGGTGTTTGCGATTAAGCAGTGA
- a CDS encoding ABC transporter substrate-binding protein codes for MRVPGRTSALAMMLALMLGTPGHAADTIRLAVQKTGTFSWELATIREAGLDKAANLSLEVTELASPEAGKIALRSGNADIMLSDWLWVSRERALGAKLTFYPYSSALGAVMVPAASPIKSLADLKGRKLAVGGGPIDKSWLLLQARMKQDGIDLKSDATIVYGAPPLIAAKALHGEMDASLNFWNFCAQLEAKGFRRLADIEEILPKLGAKGAVSAVGYVFDESWAAGHRDAVARFIAMTRKAKQLLVTSDAAWDKIAPLTGATDPMMLKTYRNRYRDGIPRRSITDEEADARVLYRVLAEIGGRDLVGPAAELDPGTFYHAVPGD; via the coding sequence ATGAGAGTTCCGGGACGAACATCGGCGCTCGCGATGATGCTGGCGCTGATGCTGGGCACGCCGGGCCATGCCGCGGATACCATCCGCCTTGCGGTGCAGAAGACCGGAACATTCTCCTGGGAACTGGCGACCATCCGCGAAGCCGGGCTCGACAAGGCGGCCAATTTGTCGCTGGAGGTCACCGAGCTCGCGAGCCCGGAGGCCGGCAAGATCGCGCTCCGTTCCGGCAATGCCGACATCATGCTGTCGGACTGGCTGTGGGTGTCGCGCGAGCGTGCGCTCGGCGCCAAACTGACCTTCTATCCCTATTCCAGCGCGCTCGGTGCAGTGATGGTGCCGGCAGCGTCACCAATCAAGTCGCTCGCCGATCTGAAGGGCCGCAAGCTCGCCGTCGGCGGCGGTCCGATCGACAAGAGCTGGCTGCTGCTGCAGGCGCGGATGAAGCAGGACGGCATCGACCTGAAGTCGGATGCAACCATCGTCTATGGCGCCCCGCCTCTGATCGCCGCCAAGGCACTCCACGGCGAGATGGATGCGAGCCTGAATTTCTGGAATTTTTGCGCGCAACTCGAGGCGAAAGGCTTTCGCCGGCTCGCCGATATCGAGGAGATCCTGCCGAAGCTGGGCGCCAAGGGCGCGGTCTCCGCGGTCGGTTACGTCTTCGACGAGAGCTGGGCCGCGGGCCATCGCGACGCCGTGGCCCGCTTCATTGCGATGACCCGCAAGGCCAAGCAATTGCTGGTCACCTCGGATGCGGCCTGGGACAAGATCGCTCCGCTCACCGGCGCGACCGATCCCATGATGCTCAAAACTTACCGGAACCGCTATCGCGACGGCATTCCGCGCCGGAGCATCACGGACGAGGAGGCGGATGCGCGGGTGCTCTATCGCGTGCTGGCCGAAATCGGCGGCCGCGACCTGGTCGGGCCTGCGGCCGAGCTCGACCCCGGCACCTTCTATCACGCAGTCCCCGGAGATTGA
- a CDS encoding EF-hand domain-containing protein — MITRRSVALAFALAVLSGPAWAASGSATKMFDTDNDGTVDLAEVKKAASALFAKLDPDHDGTLDARELRGRLTAKERAAGDPDHDGTLTLDEYLSVVEQRFKAADPDNDGTLDANELKSRAGRALLRLLR, encoded by the coding sequence ATGATAACGCGTCGCTCAGTTGCACTTGCGTTCGCGCTTGCCGTGCTCTCCGGGCCGGCCTGGGCGGCATCCGGCAGCGCCACCAAGATGTTCGATACCGACAACGACGGCACGGTCGATCTTGCCGAGGTGAAGAAGGCCGCGAGCGCACTATTCGCAAAGCTCGATCCCGACCATGATGGTACGCTCGATGCACGCGAATTGCGCGGACGGCTGACGGCGAAAGAACGCGCCGCAGGCGACCCTGATCACGACGGAACGTTGACGCTCGATGAATATCTGTCAGTGGTCGAGCAACGCTTCAAAGCGGCGGACCCCGACAATGACGGGACGCTCGACGCCAACGAGTTGAAGTCGCGCGCGGGTCGCGCTCTGCTGCGATTGTTGCGCTGA
- a CDS encoding ABC transporter permease subunit codes for MLRLLSFALFLAVWWIAALFVGGPKLPSPPAVLDVIIAEAASGALFLHLGATLARVALSFVLAMSLGSAIGYLMGRVKLADRLGDPWLILLLNLPALVVIVLAYIWAGLTEAAAIAAIAINKLPTAVVTLREGTRALDRSLDEMASVFAMPRWRAFRHVVLPQLAPYIAASARSGLSLVWKIVLVAELLGRPNGVGFEIGVAFQLFDTPRLLAYSLTFAAVVLVIETLLVQPFEARATRWRPRAA; via the coding sequence GTGCTGCGCCTTCTGTCCTTTGCCCTGTTTCTGGCGGTCTGGTGGATCGCAGCGCTGTTCGTCGGTGGCCCAAAGCTGCCCTCCCCGCCTGCCGTGCTCGACGTCATCATCGCGGAAGCCGCGAGCGGTGCGCTGTTCCTGCATCTCGGTGCCACGCTCGCGCGTGTCGCATTATCCTTCGTGCTGGCGATGTCGCTCGGCAGCGCCATCGGCTATTTGATGGGACGGGTCAAGCTCGCCGACCGGCTCGGCGATCCCTGGCTGATCCTGCTGCTCAACCTACCGGCGCTGGTCGTGATCGTGCTGGCCTATATCTGGGCCGGGCTGACTGAGGCGGCAGCCATCGCGGCCATCGCCATTAACAAGCTGCCGACTGCGGTCGTCACCCTGCGCGAGGGCACGCGCGCGCTCGACCGCTCGCTCGACGAGATGGCGAGCGTGTTCGCGATGCCGCGCTGGCGCGCGTTCCGCCACGTGGTGCTACCGCAGCTCGCCCCCTATATCGCAGCCTCCGCCCGCTCCGGCCTGTCGCTGGTGTGGAAGATCGTGCTAGTCGCCGAGCTGCTGGGACGGCCGAACGGCGTCGGCTTCGAGATCGGCGTCGCCTTCCAGCTGTTCGACACGCCGCGGCTGCTCGCCTACTCCCTGACATTCGCCGCAGTCGTGCTCGTCATTGAAACCCTGCTGGTGCAACCGTTCGAGGCCCGCGCAACGCGGTGGCGGCCCCGTGCGGCTTGA